tgggggtgcaggctctggggtggggctggggatgagaagtttggggtacaggaggaggctcagggctgtggcaggggattgcggtgtgggagggggtctgggctggggggtggggatgagggggttgggcgCAGGAAgcggctccaggtttgggggtctcagggctggggcatgggcttacctctggcagctcccggtcagcagcacagccagggtgcagaggcaggcttcctgcctgtcctggtacTGCGGACCGCGCCTCAcgccagaagtggccagcagcaggtctggctcctaggcggcaGTGTGCAAGCAGCTCTGCATGGCCTTCGCCCGTaggcacacacacccccagctcccattggccggtcctgctactggccacttctggggcatagcgcggtgtcggaacaggtagggactagcctgccttagccgggcaacaccgctgatgggacttttaacggcctggttggcggtgctgaccagaggcGCCGCAACCCAGTCCCTTCTATTCTGTGACCCAATTCTGGGTTACGACCCatggtttgaaaaccactggtgtaggctatgtctactctCCAGCGTATAGCCATAGAGTAAGGGTTTATTGACTtagggagttattctggattaaaCAAATTTGGAATATGCCATTTATGAGGGAGTAAGAGCATCCACTAAAACAGTTAATCTACTTTAAATTAACACCCTATTTTATTCCCGATCAGTTTTCAGGGACAGACAAGTCCTAATATCCCAAAATAAAAGGGATGTCCATGATTCTTGCTGTTGGTGCCTTTAAGCCAGCAAAAGGAGGCTATGAATATGAAATGTCCCAAATAACGAGGCAACTGACAATAACTTGTTCCCCAAGAGCAGAGAATAACAACTGTACACTATATGCCAGAAACACAACAGAAGATGGCATTTCTTTCCATCTGGATAATTAGTTGGAGCTAGTGAATGTCAGTAGTTTTCTTTCcctaaaaaatgtaaatattcatttttaacgCAAGAGAAATAAAATGCTTTAGCCTAGTAAGATAGATTTGTGATTAAAGCCATTCAATAAGGTAAAATGACCATGGATTAGTTGAAGAAAATTGGTCAGGACAATCACTCTTAACAGTCAGTGCTACATGAATTAGGTTGTTCCTTAAACTGGAACATTGTTTTAGGATATCCTTATCCTTTTAAAGGTGAgtataacagtttttaaaaaaactgtttgaGTCCAAATCATTAATATACTATTACCAAAACATTAACCTTTTCTTACCTGCCGAGCTCTACGGTCAGGTTCTCCTCTTGTTCCGTGCATCAATATTTCCACTTTAATAAATGTGAGTTGCGCACGCACACATCCTCCAAGAGCAAAATTTTGACTTCAAGAAACCTAAAAGAGCAGACAAGATTTCTGCATTCCTTGGACCATATCATGCTCCCTACATCCCTGTGTGGAGAGGAGCCTCCATGCTTAGTTTTCAACTCCTCATTCAGAGTGTGTTGCCTTTTTCTGTGGTGCATTCTCTGCAAGAGGATATTTCCTCATAGCACAGTTCCATTGGTGCCATCCTGCCTGAGTGCTGGGGGCCAGTGGTGGTGCAGTGATGGAGGCTTCTACAAGATCTCCTGGGATCTGACAAATTTGTCTCACTTAGGTAAAGGATCGACCCCAAACTGCCCTTTACAGGATACAATGAGGAAACCTCTAAGGAATTCTAGGTGAGATTTCTATACAAAAGCCCCTCTTCCATAATTTAACATgttttggaggagggggaaaggagaggagatgGATGATCTAATCCCTTGTTATTGGGTCACTATTTTTATGGAAGGAAGCTGTCCGTTTGGTATATGTAAGTGTTTTGGCTATACATCTCTTGTTAAGTATTCCTTCTTTGAAGAACATATTTAAACTGCTGGTTTTTATTCACCTTTTTACATCTAATTTTTCTTTCCAATACGTTTCTCTCATAATTTTTCTCAACTGGGGGAAATTTAGCCCCTTTGAAGCACCAAATATATACATTATTAGTTGGGACTGTTATTGTCTATATTGAATATAATCAGGTCAAGATCATTGGTCAATGGGCAACTTCCAGTCCAATGATTAACTCATCTTTATCCATCATAATGTGGTCCAAAACAGTTCTTGTGTTGGGTGCAGTATctttttgtgttagaaaataGTCATTTATAAGTTTATAAACTCCATTGTTTTACTACCAGCTTCACAAAACCTCCATTTCATGCCTCTCAAATCAAAGTCCTCCATaacaaccattttttccccccatacatTAAACAGGTACAAAAGGAgtaacttagggtacatctacactacaggggggagtcgatttaagatacgcaaattcagctacgtgaatagcgtagctgaattcgacgtatcgcagccgacttaccccgctgtgaggacggcggcaaaatcgacttctgcggctttctgtcggcggcgcttactcccacctccgctggtggagtaagagcgccgattcggggatcgattgtcacgtcccgacgggacgtgataaatcgatccccgagaggtcgatttctacccgccgattcaggcgggtagtgtagacctagccttagaggaCAGTTTAAGAACAGCCTATTTcgatttggtggtctataacaGATCTCCCCAGTAATTAGCACAGTCATCTATATGCAGTCAAGATCCTATAGTTTTGCATTAATCAGAACTCTAAAACAGGTAATGGTGTCACTATCCTTCCTAAACAGGTTATAACTAATGATATTTGACATTCCAGACTGTCCCACCTGTTTCATTAAGGTCACTATCCATTTTCTATTCATTTCTATTCATTGAGAATTTTCAGTTCCTCTTGCTTGTTACCCATACTTCTAGCATTGTTAAACAATTTCTTCTCTTCGCATACTTTCCCACATCTGTTCAATGTGTTCGGAACATGTTGAATTTGAGTTCTTACCACATTTGCCTTCTCCactctcacctttctttgttAGGTTAATGCTTTCCAGGCTGCTTCTGCTAGTCTCCAGCTGAGAAATTTAGCCTCCGTTACCCCCAGTCTGTGAGATGCAGGCCATCTCGTTCATAGTGCTCCCTCTCCCACTGGAATGTGGCCTACTGTTCCACAAAACATCCACTAGTAGTGCAGCCAGCAATTCATCTCCTTCAACTTTCTATTCATGGGACCAGAAGGATCTATGAGAATATCACTTGGTCTTTTATCTTCTTCAGCTCCTTTTCAAAATCTAAGTCTCTTGTAATTTGTATAGTTCCATGTGATGCCAAGTCATTGGTTCTAATGTTTCATCAGCAGTGGAGATTTGCCAAATTACTTCATAATCCTGTCCAATCATGCAATTACATGTCAAATATTTGCTCCTGGGAGACAACGCACCATCCTGTTATCCTTCTGTCCCTTGCTGAGTTCTCTCTCCGCTCTTCTTAATATGGAATCACTAATGACAATTGTTTGCATTTTCAGGATGATTGAATAACCTGTCACAAGGCAAACAGCTACCAAACTGCAAGGATGCCCATCAGCTATGTCCCTTATAGCTTTCTGTTCCATTCCTCCAGAAAGAGAGTTCCTCGATAGTTGACTTACTGGTTATCTGATTGATAACTATTTGATCATTCTAGCCAGGCTGAATGCTCCTAGCTCTGTGTCACAAGTGGTTAGTTTGTTTCTTGGGTTTCTACTCTTTCTAGTTCCCTTATTTCCAATCCTTCCCCTTGTGGTGTCTGTGGCAACAGTTGCTGAATCTGGTTATCCAAGAAGTAGTCACCTTTTTGGATGATGTGTGTTTATGAAACTATCATTTCCAGACCACATTTCCTTGATAGTACCCCCACCAGCCAGGCAGTATTCTTGTTTTATCTTGTTTGACAGCAGCTTGTGGTGTTTATCCCTTTCTATGAGAATTCGGAATCAGACCATGTGGGAGAAGTACATTCAGAAAACAATGGGTCTCTGCACTCGAATAGATAGGAATAGCTTTTTCTGTTTCCTGGGCAAAGCTTCTTGCCTCTTAAAGATTAAATCAGAAGAAAGTTGTACCAATCTGAATATGTGCTGTTAGGCAGCTGAGGTCCTCTTTGGAAAAATGTCTATAGGGTTTGACTTCCTGAAATCACCACCTgatagagagtgagagagaaatagTGGAAGCAGAAAAATCTGTGTAACCATGGATCTAAAATACATTTCTGAGGATGTGGGTAGGAGGGGTTTGGTATTTGTGAAATcacttgtctgtcttttctgcTTTGAAATTTGCTCTCTAATATTGTAGAAGCAGGTCATATATAGGGCTGTATGCAGGAGCCCTCAGAACTCCAGCTCTTGTGACACCAAGCTAAAATCATGAGCAACTGGAGCTGTGAATAGGGAACAAAATAAACTTAGATTGTAATTGGAGTCTGTGCATACACACCATATGCAGTTCAGTGGGGCATTGATCCCTGACTGCCCTCTaagcattactgtaatacaactGATGTCAGAGCCAACACTAACTGTGCAAAGGGCTGGGTGCCTATTGGCTAAGTTATCACAAAAATTGTCCTTAACCTTTATTAAGTTTCCCTTAGATCATTCCGTCAGAGCAGCAGTTTGCAGGACATTTCAATGAGTGTCTGCTATCTACAAGAGCAGCATCCATTTTAGAGAAATTTGCACACTATTTGTGCTTTGGCAGCAACTAAGTAACATAACACCTCTGTGTATGTCATAGTACTGGAGAAAGTGTTGATAATGTGTTCAGCCTTGTACAAACCAACAAATACAGTTTCTGCTTTGGAGACCACAGTCTAGAGAGATTCACAAAGATGACAGACAGGCTGCACAGAGAAGTCCAAAGTTAAGGATAATTTAGGATTAAGGCTTCTATAGTTTAACTGTAAATAGCTGTATTTGCTCTGCAGAATATGTTTTGTTAGGGACATGAGTGGTTGGGGGCTTGGCTAATTGGCTTACAAAAGCATTCAGGTTTGAGTGGCGAATTCGTTTGGGAAGAGGACCAGGATTAAAATGCTCAGTGTTAAGACTTGTATCATTGGAAGAACAGAGTCATAAACAGGAAGTGAGAAATATGGTCTACTATCTAGGTAAGGTGGGATTGTGGTGGGTTCTGAAAGCAAGAACAAAAagtgaaacttttgcatgtgaAACTTCAAGATATATTCCATATGTTCTTGATGTGCcatttgactgttttttttttttttttcccccccttgtcTTAGGTTGTTGCTGGCAGTTGGGGGAAAAAGACTCCCTATCAAAGCTGTTTAAATGAGAATGTCCCTGGCGCAGAGAGTGCTGCTCACATGGCTTTTCACATTACTCTTCCTGATCATGTTGGTGTTAAAATTGGATGATAAAGCACCATGGAACTGGTTTCTTATCTTTATTCCAGTTTGGATATTTGATACTATCCTACTCGTTATGCTAATTGTAAAAATGGCTGGGCGATGTAAATCTGGCTATGACCCTCGCAATGGTTctcaaaatgtaaagaaaaaggcCTGGTACCTCATCGCAATGCTGCTTAAATTAGCTTTCTGCCTTGCCCTCTGTGCTAAACTGCAACAATTTACTGAAATGAAACTAGTGTATGTCTTTATCCCCTTATGGGCCTTACTCATGGGGGGAATGATTGAGCTTGGATATAACATCTTCTACGTACGAAGAGACTAAGTTGTAACAAAACTTTTTCAAGTTGACCAGTATCAAATTACTGGATCATCCTATCTTGGTACAAGCTTAAACTTCACACAGCAACTACAAATGTCagtctgaaaattttatttaagACAGGCTGGTATTAAAGTGGATTTGTTCAGTTCTTATTTTAGAACGGTCACAAATATCGTCATGTAAATAAAGTATGTTTGACTTCAGCTGTGTTTCTAAACATGACTTAATTTGTTAAAACAGAATTCATGTATTTTTGTGACACACAGCTTCACCGCCTCATAAAACTACTAGACCTTCCATTCTAAAGAGTGCAACCTGTTTAAATTCTGGGAGGAGGATTTAGTTTTCCACTACATATTGAACTATAAGTTCCAGGGAGCTACTTACAATAGTTCTAATACAATTTTCTATAATGTACTAAATTTCCTTTTGAGCATTGATAACACCTGAAAGTAattaaaatggggctaatagccCTGCCTATTACAATTGCCTGACACTTCACATAAGATGCTGTTTTTCTGTAATTTACAACTATGCCAGACTAACAGTTCAGGCTGAAATCTTCCAGGGGGTTTCTGcctcagaatgattttttttagttaattattTTGGGCTAATATGGTTCAGTCATTTCTGAAACAGGTTCTCTTTCAAAAACTCTAGCACTCCTGGATTTTGGATCAAGGAAtttgaaatgggggagggagtcactttgtgtcagggatgtgcgtTTTTCATTCTTCGTGACCATCTGCACAAATTTGgacaagttataagcctttgggcAAAAAATGTTTGCACATGTTTAGTAGAGGCTTGAGATAAAAATCTCAGAAGATTCAGTTCTCACTCAGacctctcacagctcctagtgctgaccagagtGTTCGTGTAGCATCCCCACAAAGCCCAGGGCAACAAGGGTGAAGTCAAACTCCAAGTAATAGGTGCTCTGGGGCTAACGACTGAAAATAATACCTGGGAGCTTCTCTCTTCTGTGCTGACAGTGACCTCCTTGCTGACATCAAAGCAGCCTAGTGGAAGCTATGTGATGCAAGTGGAGAAAGGACAAGACCCAGACCTAGAAAATTGTGGAGTAGATTAGTAGAAAGAGtctgggggtgggaagtgggccTGTCCAGCTAAGGAGACTAGGTCTGTAACCTAGCAGGcgcctgggggaaggagagacatCAGGCAAGCTAGGGGAGATGAGGATGCTGAAATTAGATGAGACAGCCAGGGAGGGAgactgactgggagccagtggggatggGAACGTGTGTGTCCAGGGGTTAAGGGAGTGTGTAGCTGGAGGCTatgagaaggaagaaagagataagggagtgggagagagaactgggaatgggcaaggagATGGATAAGAATTCTGAACAGTGGAGAAGACTGACTAGGTTAGAAAACTGGGACAAAAGGCCAGTGGTGTGGTAGACACCGGACAAGTTAGGggagagaggcaaaaaaaaaatcaagcttagGGGGAAATGGGTAGTATATTTTATGCCTAGTAGACACACTGCTCCAgtgcctggaatggaacccaagatccaAATTTCACTATTCTTTGTCAGCAAACATTTGAGACCACCACTGGTAAAATATCCATCCTCTTTTAGATGTAATCCACCTATATAATGATttcctactactgctatcagttacttaGTTCTACTAGTAGAGGTTTGTATGGTGGATGTAAAGATCTCAGTCCCTGATGCTGAGCCCTGTAGTTTTCACTATTATGCCTCGAGGGGATTTGTTTTCTCAGTTTACTTTAACTATTTAGAAAATTACTTGCAAAGGTACAAAGTCAAGCAGTCAAAAATTAGGAAGGGCTGGACTTAAGATTGCCTGTGAAACCTTATTTCAGCCCCTTTTTGCATGAGTGTCAGGTCCAGTTGAGAAGATAAAGCCACTAGGTTCCATGTGTTTTAAGCCTCTGGCATCTGAACCAGTgactttaggcacagccctgTCTTAGGACCACGCAACACACTCAGGTTTCTGATCTATCCGAAGAGCTGCAACCACGCAGCCTGCTGCACCCTCCCAGGAAACAGGTCTAAGGCCCCAAACTCCCCTTGACAGAACTCTACCTGAAGGTGTGAGCTTTTTCGTTTACCTCTTCAAAGGGCAGATGACAGCTGTAGCATATAAGAGCATTTCTGTACTACAAACTTTGGTTAAGGCAAGTTACACTGGCATATAGCCAGTGAAATGTATATCATTTGGGCATATTTGGTTGCTTGTAGCATCATTGTGCTTACCAGGAGCACTTCTGTTGATGTAAAGggtggtgcaccatgggtaggtattcTAGTGTGCCATGTATTGCTGTCCAGTAAATGCCTTTTGAGTTATATTTGCAATGTTTATGGGATAGTAATGACTCATCCAGGTATCTCCAGGAGCTAGCGTTCaggttcccagcatgcaactgtctccatcccataatgtcattcATATCCCATaatattttcagcttttttaaaaaaatctctcaaacGCATGCAGAACTTTTCAGTTTCTGCCACTCGGAAAGAAGTATGGAGCACCCAGAGCTTTGCACTATTCTCATCAATGTTGCAAATACATGCCATGATTCTCCTGTATCTGCAGATTCTAGGAAGTACCACAACAATCAGGGACGTGACAATTTCTTTGAGGGCAATTTGCTGAGGGACATAACAGAAAACATTTCAAGGTTGTTTGGTGGCATTCGTGGACCAGCTGCAGACAGTGGAGTGCTGCGTCTGGGCCTGGCAATAAGCACTCTTTAAAGTTACTTTAGTTCAGGCACAAGAACATCTTTGGAATCTCACATATCATCTTTGGCAGTTCCAGAGGGTAAATCTTACCAAGTTTTTCCTCTGTATGGGTACTTTAGGATTTTGAACCTAGATCTGACAGGTTCTTTGTCTTCAACTCTCTCTCTTAATAGATGTACATGGCTCCAGAATTCAGGTATTTCTATAAAATAGAGTCAATAGATGAACTTACAAAGGTAGGTGATCTTTAGTTTTAAAACTGTTGAGCTCTTGGAGAAACTAAAGGCCACCAGATCTCCAGTTGAGTCAATCAGTTCCTCACAAAATTCTCTTTCAGAAGTCAGCAGGTGTGATTTCAGTAGAAATCTTCTGTATGTCTATGTAGAGAGACCCAGACAGTCTAGGAAATATTTTTGCCATATCAAAAAAGGTAAAGTTTGTTCTTCCCTCGCCTCTGCTCCCTCAGCAGCAGATGCTACAACATCCAGCATTCTCAGACTTGCTACCTAGAGGATCCCAAACCAATTGTAAGATTTAAATCCtcactttcttttcctcctcctttttggaGACAATTTGTCCCCAATTGTTTCAGGTATGACAAGCTATCTAGTCAAACTGCTCTGTACTAGAAATCAGACAGAACAGACACTTCAAGATCATACCAAAATCCAGTCCTTCCTCACTCCCAGGGGTCTTTTCATGAAAAACTGATGCAAAAAGTGGTCTTGAGCTTACTGAAAATTGAAATCTGGAGACAGAAGTAGTACAAGAGCCTTGGAGGGGAGAAAGAATTATTTTATTCCTAGCAATGTCTTATTTCTAATAAAAAACTGTCTTACACATTCTACTGCATCTCTGCAAATTGAAAAAATGCCTATGCAAAAATTCTGCTCATTGGAGAAACCATGCACAATATCTCTTTTCGGCTTTTAGGACTGGTTTGCCCCAGATTCTTGAGAGGACTACTTCCATAGTGTTGTAAGGACAAGACAAAGTTCCTCCAGTTCATAGTAGACAAACACCCTTGCAAACCTCATAATATTCATTAAGTGCTCAAATGTTCTCTGACTCATCTGCATTACCCGAATCTGCAGGTGTAACCAGATCTGGATGAATGGCTCGCAACAGATTCCCACCATGGAGAGGTCTTATCCACCTGGTGCCAAGGCAGGAAAGACTGGTCAGGAGAAAAATCTTACATGAAGTCTGATGGATTCCAACAGGTTGTAGTTAGAGTtcatattcctgggggaattctgcgccaccgCGCAATCTAGAATTTTGCAGAAAGTAATGCTGTgcacgcagaatttcctttcctccaCAAAAATTGGCTGgggggctgctggacccagcagagcccagctcacacatagaagacactgttggggggggaggtaagggggacctagagggttcctggcagctgcagttccctgcatgccctgagggaaagaaacagcagtgtgcaggaaactccacacaagtCTGgaacccagcatcaggctgtttcttcctctggatccctgggctctgaggggtagGGGGTgtgtgggttggggggggcaaagctgggctctgggggagccTATGGCTGGGCTTTTGTGGGGAAGAGGTGTGGGTATCTGGGCAAGGAGGTGCATGGCTGCCCTCTGGAGGGTGTATGTGTGGGTATCTGGCCAGGGGCCTCCATGGCTAGGCTCTGTGGGGAGAGGTTGTGGTTATTTGGGCTGGGGGCCCTGCAGCTAGGCTCCAGGAGGGGGAGTGTGCAGGTATCTGGGCTTGCaggggccctgcagctgggctcaggagtgggaggggacagagaaacaggaactgggttgtcataggggtttctttaactctctactcccaggaaaattatttttgtgtgtctgcATTGTCAGAGACATACTtgtgacaggtattttgaaataaactaccaaaataattgaaactggtctgattatgtagtgttattatGATAAAtaatatttgcagaattttaaaatattgcacacagaatttttaattttgtggtgcagaattcccccaggattaAGTTCAGCGCAACAGATGACAGTTCTTTGTC
The DNA window shown above is from Trachemys scripta elegans isolate TJP31775 chromosome 1, CAS_Tse_1.0, whole genome shotgun sequence and carries:
- the TMEM60 gene encoding transmembrane protein 60: MRMSLAQRVLLTWLFTLLFLIMLVLKLDDKAPWNWFLIFIPVWIFDTILLVMLIVKMAGRCKSGYDPRNGSQNVKKKAWYLIAMLLKLAFCLALCAKLQQFTEMKLVYVFIPLWALLMGGMIELGYNIFYVRRD